In one Juglans regia cultivar Chandler chromosome 11, Walnut 2.0, whole genome shotgun sequence genomic region, the following are encoded:
- the LOC109020842 gene encoding auxin-responsive protein SAUR50-like has translation MAIKKSNKLPQTAVLKQILRRCSSLGKKQHDYDEQELPLDVPKGHFVVYVGENRSRYIVPISYLTHPEFQSLLRQAEEEFGFNHEMGLTIPCEEVVFRSLTSMLR, from the coding sequence ATGGCCatcaaaaaatcaaacaaactgCCTCAAACAGCCGTACTGAAGCAAATTCTCCGGAGGTGCTCAAGCTTAGGAAAGAAACAACATGACTATGATGAACAAGAACTTCCTTTGGACGTCCCAAAGGGCCATTTTGTTGTATATGTTGGGGAGAACAGAAGCAGATACATTGTCCCAATCTCTTACTTGACTCACCCCGAGTTCCAAAGCCTATTGCGACAAGCCGAAGAAGAGTTTGGGTTCAACCACGAGATGGGTCTCACAATTCCTTGTGAAGAGGTTGTTTTTCGATCTCTAACATCCATGCTCAGATGA
- the LOC109010586 gene encoding filament-like plant protein 4 translates to MDRRSWPWKKKASDKAAAEKVVAALSDQENYKKPNYVQISVESYTHLNSLEDQVKTYEEQVQKLEDQNKELNEELSVAQSEMTTKENLVKQHAKVAEEAVSGWEKAEAEALALKNHLESVTLAKLTAEDRASHLDGALKECMRQIRNLKEEHEQKLQEVVLTRTKQWDKIKHEFEVKIANLDQDLLESAADNAAVSRSLQERSNMLIKINEEKSQAEADIELLKSDVESCQREISSLKYELHIVSKELEIRNEEKNMSMRSAEVANKQHMEGVKKIVKLEAECQRLRGLVRKKLPGPAALAQMRLEVENLGREYGETRLRGSPVKPSTPHLSPVPEFSLSNAQKFHKENEFLTERLLAVEEETKMLKEALAKRNSELQASRNLCAKTASKVQSLEAQIQGCNQQKSLTKSIIHMTAEGSSSQNASNPPSLTSMSEDGNDDERSCAESWSTSLISELSQLKKEKNNGKSNRVENSNHLELMDDFLEMEKLACLSNDSNGASSIRNSSNDQIPEILNHDASEVNAEKNLQSEQHHDLNALENPVYSSMELSVSNHGSRVDQLSLTKLQSKLSMVFESVPKDADMGKILEDIKHVLLEAHDSLCQHPVTYVSKEVHCSDAASERKSDPEHGVQTADMETSLLQPAIETVNMISQDFAAAISQIHDFILFLGKEAMGVHDSSPDDSGLSKKIELFSVTSNKVICRNTTLADYIIDLSHVLAKASELRFNVLGYKDADAEISSPDCIDKVALPENRELRKDLSGERYHSGCDHISNPITDLEVPDDGNLVSGYVSNSISCKFSLEEFEELKSEKDGLAVDLARYTENLEITKSQLQETEHLLADVKSQLASAQKSNSLSETQLKCMAESYRSLEAHAAELETELNFLRTKTETLENELHGEKKSHQDALARCGELQQQLQRNGSCSVCASEADIDLKTKQDTELAAAAEKLAECQETIFLLGKQLKYLRPQTELIGSPYSERSQRGMETEPASSVNLQDSDLAEMDTAASANVQNLGGESPIDLYSSPCSPSDTEGNHHQRSPISSKHHPKHRATKSTSSSSSSAPTPEKHSRGFTRFFSSKAKNGH, encoded by the exons ATGGACCGACGGAGTTGGCCGTGGAAGAAAAAAGCATCTGACAAGGCAGCTGCTGAAAAGGTGGTTGCTGCTCTGTCTGATCAG GAAAACTACAAAAAACCGAACTATGTTCAAATTTCTGTGGAGTCATATACACATCTGAATAGTTTGGAGGATCAAGTGAAGACATATGAGGAACAAGTGCAGAAACTGGAGGATCAGAACAAGGAATTGAATGAAGAATTGTCAGTAGCTCAATCAGAGATGACTACCAAGGAAAACCTGGTAAAGCAGCATGCCAAAGTTGCTGAAGAAGCTGTCTCAG GTTGGGAAAAGGCTGAAGCAGAAGCTTTAGCGTTGAAGAATCATCTAGAATCTGTCACACTTGCCAAACTCACTGCTGAAGACAGGGCATCACATTTAGATGGTGCCCTTAAAGAGTGCATGCGACAGATACGAAATTTGAAGGAAGAACATGAACAGAAATTGCAAGAAGTGGTTCTTACTAGAACCAAGCAGTGGGACAAAATTAAGCATGAGTTTGAAGTTAAGATAGCTAACTTAGACCAGGACCTCCTCGAGTCCGCTGCTGACAATGCGGCTGTTTCAAGATCTTTGCAGGAACGTTCAAACATGCTAATCAAGATAAATGAAGAAAAGTCACAAGCTGAGGCTGACATTGAGCTTTTGAAGAGCGATGTTGAATCATGCCAAAGGGAAATAAGTTCTCTTAAATATGAACTGCACATTGTTTCCAAAGAGCTGGAAATTCggaatgaagaaaagaacatgagCATGAGGTCTGCAGAAGTAGCAAACAAGCAGCATATGGAgggtgttaaaaaaatagttaagctTGAAGCAGAATGCCAAAGATTACGAGGTCTTGTGAGGAAGAAGTTGCCCGGTCCGGCTGCGCTGGCCCAAATGAGGCTAGAGGTTGAGAATTTAGGCCGAGAGTATGGAGAAACTCGACTGAGGGGGTCTCCTGTTAAGCCTTCTACTCCACACCTCTCTCCAGTGCCTGAGTTTTCCCTTAGTAATGCACAAAAGTTCCATAAAGAGAATGAGTTTCTCACTGAACGGCTATTGGCAGtggaagaagaaacaaagaTGCTCAAAGAAGCCTTGGCAAAGCGTAACAGTGAATTGCAGGCTTCAAGGAATTTGTGTGCTAAGACAGCTAGCAAGGTCCAAAGTTTAGAAGCACAAATACAAGGCTGCAATCAACAGAAAAGTTTGACAAAATCTATCATTCATATGACTGCTGAAGGTTCTTCAAGTCAAAATGCAAGCAATCCACCGAGCTTGACCTCCATGTCTGAAGATGGAAATGATGACGAGAGAAGTTGCGCTGAGTCTTGGTCTACATCATTGATTTCTGAGCTCTCccaattgaagaaagaaaagaacaatgGGAAATCTAACAGGGTTGAAAATTCAAATCACTTGGAGCTTATGGATGATTTTCTAGAGATGGAGAAGTTAGCTTGTCTATCAAATGATTCAAATGGTGCTAGCTCCATCAGGAACTCGTCAAATGATCAGATACCTGAAATTCTAAACCATGATGCATCAGAAGTGAATGCCGAGAAAAATCTCCAGTCTGAACAGCACCATGACTTAAATGCATTAGAAAATCCAGTATACTCTAGCATGGAATTGTCAGTATCGAATCACGGCTCCCGTGTAGACCAGCTATCATTGACGAAGCTCCAATCAAAACTTTCAATGGTATTTGAATCTGTGCCCAAGGATGCAGATATGGGGAAAATTTTGGAGGATATTAAGCATGTTCTACTGGAAGCACATGATTCTCTGTGTCAGCACCCTGTAACTTATGTTTCCAAGGAAGTTCACTGTTCTGATGCCGCATCTGAAAGGAAGTCTGATCCTGAACATGGTGTGCAAACTGCAGATATGGAAACTTCTTTATTACAGCCAGCTATAGAAACTGTGAATATGATAAGCCAAGATTTTGCTGCTGCCATTTCACAGATTCATGACTTCATATTGTTTTTGGGCAAAGAGGCAATGGGAGTCCATGATTCATCCCCTGATGACAGTGgattgagtaaaaaaattgagttattctCTGTGACCTCTAACAAAGTCATTTGCCGTAATACTACTTTGGCTGATTATATAATTGACCTTTCTCATGTTTTAGCTAAAGCCAGTGAACTCAGGTTCAACGTCCTGGGCTACAAGGATGCTGATGCAGAAATTAGCAGTCCTGATTGCATAGACAAGGTCGCTTTACCTGAGAATAGAGAACTTCGAAAGGATTTATCAGGGGAAAGATATCACAGTGGTTGTGACCACATTTCTAATCCCATTACTGACCTTGAGGTTCCTGATGATGGAAATCTAGTCTCAGGGTATGTATCAAATTCCATATCTTGTAAGTTCTCGTTGGAGGAGTTTGAGGAATTGAAATCTGAGAAGGATGGATTGGCTGTGGACCTAGCAAGATATACTGAGAACTTGGAGATTACAAAATCGCAGTTACAGGAAACTGAGCACCTTCTAGCAGATGTTAAATCACAGTTAGCATCTGCTCAAAAGTCAAACAGCTTGTCTGAGACACAGCTGAAATGTATGGCGGAGTCGTACAGATCGCTTGAAGCACATGCAGCAGAGTTAGAAACTGAGCTGAACTTTTTGCGAACTAAAACAGAAACATTGGAAAATGAGCTGCATGGGGAAAAGAAGAGCCATCAGGATGCTCTTGCCAGATGTGGGGAACTTCAACAACAATTGCAAAG GAATGGGAGCTGCTCTGTTTGTGCTTCAGAAGCCGATATTGATCTCAAGACCAAACAG GACACAGAGTTAGCAGCTGCCGCAGAGAAGCTAGCGGAGTGTCAGGAAACCATTTTTCTTCTTGGCAAGCAGTTGAAATATTTGCGTCCTCAGACAGAGCTTATTGGATCTCCTTACAGCGAGAGGAGTCAGAGGGGTATGGAGACTGAACCTGCTAGTAGCGTGAACTTGCAAGACTCTGATCTAGCTGAAATGGACACTGCTGCTTCTGCCAATGTGCAAAACCTTGGTGGCGAGTCTCCCATTGACTTGTATAGTTCGCCATGTAGCCCGTCCGATACGGAGGGAAACCATCACCAAAGGTCACCGATCAGCTCAAAGCATCATCCAAAACACCGGGCCACCAAGTCAACCTCCTCGTCATCTTCGTCCGCCCCGACTCCTGAGAAACATTCGCGTGGATTTACCAGGTTCTTTTCCTCGAAAGCGAAGAACGGTCATTAG
- the LOC108989331 gene encoding auxin-induced protein 6B-like, whose translation MSAGLGKCSKIRHIVRLRQMLRRWRSKARMSANRIPSDVPAGHVAVCVGTSCRRFVVRATYLNHPVFKKLLVRAEEEYGFNNQGPLAIPCEESLFEEVLRYISRLESGNSARFLNLEDLQSYCHVGIRSKLDFWAESRPLLHGLTEKSIW comes from the coding sequence ATGTCAGCCGGACTCGGAAAATGCAGCAAAATCCGCCACATTGTGAGGCTCCGCCAAATGCTGCGAAGGTGGCGCAGCAAGGCCCGCATGTCAGCCAATCGCATTCCGTCCGACGTACCCGCCGGACACGTGGCGGTCTGCGTGGGCACCAGTTGCAGGAGATTCGTGGTGCGCGCTACGTACCTGAACCACCCCGTCTTCAAGAAGCTCCTGGTGCGAGCCGAAGAAGAGTACGGGTTCAATAACCAGGGTCCGCTGGCGATCCCGTGCGAGGAGTCACTCTTCGAGGAGGTGCTCCGGTACATCTCCCGTCTGGAATCCGGTAATTCGGCCCGGTTCTTGAACCTGGAGGACCTCCAGAGCTACTGCCATGTCGGCATCAGGAGCAAACTTGATTTCTGGGCCGAATCGCGACCGTTGCTTCATGGACTTACCGAGAAAAGCATCTGGTGA